A genome region from Rickettsiales endosymbiont of Stachyamoeba lipophora includes the following:
- a CDS encoding TolC family protein, translated as MKKILLISLFSFVIPSFSHAAEFKDALIKAYEKANDYKFQKDQHKSLKARNVKAFLGFAPSINAEGSRTYYKNKNVDDIQRSEEYTSRNITIRQNIFNGGRTFANLKKSGEALTQGGDRLKQAEGSVLYNAASSYLEVLLSQEVKKQVSIKLETLQKFYESINLRFKLGEVTATDVSQAKARLSLAEAEMIAANARLDNAANNYIKLIGDTPADLKPINFEINVPSSVEEALRIADKHNHEMRMANSDVKLAQQDANAAVGRLLPIMDVVGKVDKISGSFSTQRKLNKSVVVDIQVPIFNQGAEYADIFDTQYQKSAQKYRYQKIYEDNIENVKRAWTKFNSLSSQIIAAEDAVESARLAFEGTMEEAKIGLKTNIDVLNAEQELYEARIKLLNNKYQKILAALEMVNVIGKLDVNFIKTNNL; from the coding sequence ATGAAAAAAATTTTATTAATTAGTTTGTTTAGTTTTGTTATCCCATCATTTAGCCATGCTGCAGAATTTAAGGATGCTTTAATTAAAGCATATGAAAAAGCTAACGATTATAAGTTTCAAAAAGACCAGCATAAATCATTAAAAGCAAGAAATGTAAAAGCATTCTTGGGATTCGCTCCCTCAATTAATGCGGAAGGAAGCAGAACATATTATAAAAATAAAAATGTGGATGATATTCAAAGAAGTGAGGAATATACTTCGCGTAATATAACGATAAGACAAAATATATTTAATGGAGGCAGGACTTTTGCTAACTTAAAAAAGTCTGGCGAAGCTTTAACCCAAGGGGGTGATCGTTTAAAACAAGCTGAAGGGTCAGTGCTTTACAATGCTGCTTCTTCCTATTTAGAAGTGTTGCTTTCTCAAGAAGTCAAAAAGCAAGTCAGCATTAAACTTGAAACTCTACAAAAATTTTATGAATCTATTAATTTGCGTTTTAAGCTTGGAGAAGTAACTGCTACTGATGTTTCTCAAGCTAAAGCTCGCCTTTCTTTAGCTGAAGCTGAAATGATTGCTGCAAATGCGCGGCTAGATAATGCCGCTAATAATTATATTAAATTAATAGGTGATACTCCGGCAGATTTAAAGCCGATTAACTTTGAAATCAATGTACCTAGTTCTGTTGAAGAAGCCTTAAGAATTGCAGATAAGCATAACCATGAAATGCGTATGGCAAATTCAGATGTGAAGCTTGCTCAGCAGGATGCAAATGCTGCGGTTGGTAGGCTTCTTCCTATAATGGATGTAGTAGGTAAAGTAGACAAAATTTCCGGTTCCTTTTCTACTCAGAGAAAATTAAATAAAAGTGTAGTGGTTGATATTCAAGTACCTATTTTTAATCAAGGTGCAGAATATGCTGATATTTTTGATACCCAGTATCAAAAATCGGCCCAAAAATACAGATATCAAAAAATATATGAAGATAATATAGAAAATGTTAAACGAGCTTGGACTAAGTTCAACTCTCTATCCAGCCAAATTATTGCTGCTGAAGATGCTGTAGAATCAGCTAGGCTTGCTTTTGAGGGAACAATGGAAGAAGCAAAAATTGGACTTAAGACTAATATTGATGTGCTAAATGCTGAGCAAGAATTATATGAAGCTCGTATCAAACTGCTCAATAATAAGTATCAGAAGATCTTAGCAGCTTTAGAAATGGTCAATGTGATAGGAAAATTAGACGTTAATTTTATAAAAACTAATAATTTATAA
- a CDS encoding ankyrin repeat domain-containing protein, which translates to MKLTMFLKLSFSLLAASSVFAEGLPSLPELPSVKLIDGSKSNTTQTVPEVDVSPPPIEMPEIPDVGLSPTENKPVNIAKPQSVENHSKTSLSNPNDTTPQNSTSNNAYPGMPKITEPQLPRSVDFNVPMDNKDINKTNIEVPETMKPETAPAPVMAPAPTAEESAKLIDQLTKRNENKLQVPPQAVKLPQPMPVELKSSTMPSLPEDSGSLPFTDAASFEDAFSSFSPDQVKLKGKKDDIDNMSKSLNQLNKDIKSNKQKQLEEAFDLNYKTQTLSSQFYRNLKDNNNQHLPELVTRETYAEACMLAIDNNNLEDLKSLLENIDVNQVLDYELNNLLTYAVMSKKHNIITWLLATKININRQNIYGASALHAAVINNDKAAIVKLLKNKIDYKLKDKNNMRAIDYAREMGRGEILSLLDKTEAENQKLSEAANVIHKKKIKHKY; encoded by the coding sequence ATGAAATTAACCATGTTTTTAAAATTGAGTTTTAGCTTATTAGCAGCTTCAAGTGTATTCGCTGAAGGCTTGCCTAGTTTGCCAGAGTTACCTTCTGTTAAGCTTATTGATGGTTCTAAGAGTAATACAACCCAGACAGTGCCCGAAGTGGATGTTTCTCCGCCTCCAATTGAAATGCCTGAAATTCCGGATGTGGGATTAAGTCCTACTGAAAATAAACCGGTTAATATAGCTAAGCCGCAGTCAGTAGAAAATCATTCAAAAACCTCTCTTTCCAATCCCAATGATACAACGCCGCAAAATAGCACTTCTAATAATGCTTATCCTGGTATGCCTAAAATTACCGAGCCGCAATTACCACGTAGCGTAGATTTTAATGTTCCAATGGATAATAAAGACATTAACAAAACTAATATAGAGGTTCCTGAGACAATGAAGCCAGAAACGGCACCAGCTCCTGTAATGGCTCCTGCACCAACTGCTGAAGAATCAGCTAAGCTCATAGACCAGCTAACTAAAAGAAACGAAAATAAGCTACAAGTCCCACCTCAGGCAGTTAAATTACCACAACCAATGCCAGTTGAACTCAAGTCATCAACAATGCCGTCTTTACCAGAAGATTCGGGAAGCTTGCCATTTACTGATGCAGCTTCGTTTGAAGATGCATTCTCATCTTTTTCTCCAGATCAGGTGAAACTTAAAGGAAAAAAAGATGACATAGATAATATGTCTAAGAGTCTAAACCAACTTAATAAAGATATAAAATCAAATAAACAAAAACAACTAGAAGAAGCTTTTGATTTAAATTATAAAACTCAAACTTTATCATCACAGTTTTATCGTAATTTAAAAGATAACAATAACCAGCATTTGCCAGAACTGGTGACTAGGGAAACTTATGCTGAAGCCTGTATGCTAGCAATTGACAATAATAATTTAGAGGATCTAAAATCTTTACTGGAAAACATTGATGTTAATCAAGTATTAGATTACGAGCTTAATAATCTATTAACTTATGCTGTCATGAGTAAAAAACATAATATTATTACTTGGTTGCTTGCAACTAAGATCAATATTAATCGTCAGAATATTTATGGTGCCAGTGCGCTTCATGCTGCAGTGATTAATAATGATAAAGCAGCCATAGTTAAACTGTTAAAAAATAAAATAGATTATAAATTAAAAGATAAAAATAATATGAGAGCAATCGACTATGCCCGTGAAATGGGTCGAGGCGAAATATTATCTTTGCTAGATAAAACAGAAGCTGAAAATCAAAAACTTTCTGAAGCCGCAAATGTTATTCACAAGAAAAAAATTAAGCATAAGTATTAA
- the dnaK gene encoding molecular chaperone DnaK, producing MSKVIGIDLGTTNSCVAIMDGKTAKVIENKEGARTTPSVVAFLAATGERVVGAAAKRQAVTNPENTIFASKRLIGRRFDDPTVKKDQEIVPYKIVKADNGDAWIEVKGEKYSPSQIGAFILQKMKESAEHYLGETVTKAVITVPAYFNDAQRQATKDAGRIAGLEVLRIINEPTAAALAYGLDKKGNKTIVVYDLGGGTFDVSVLEIGDGVFEVKSTNGDTFLGGEDFDMRVLEFLADEFKKEQGMDLKKDPLALQRLKEAAEKAKIELSSVMETDINLPYITADQSGPKHLNIKLTRAKLEQLVGDLVQRTIKPCENALKDAGIQASQIDEVILVGGMTRMPKVIETVKQFFGKEPHKGVNPDEVVAMGAAIQGGVLQGDVKDLLLLDVTPLSLGLETLGGVFTKLIDRNTTIPTTKSQVFSTADDNQSAVTIRVFQGERAMAADNKMLGQFNLEGIAPAPRGMPQIEVTFDIDANGIVQVSAKDKATGKEQQIRIQASGGLSDEDINQMVKDAEAHAQEDKERQELIHAKNHADTLLYSIDKNLKEYGDKLDNATKEQIEADHKALKEALEEGKDLEKITQLTEKLTQSSMKIGEMMYQAQQAQAASAEEGASGADEATSANDEKVVDADYKEVNKDNQ from the coding sequence ATGAGTAAAGTTATAGGTATCGATCTTGGTACAACCAACTCTTGTGTTGCTATTATGGATGGCAAGACAGCAAAGGTAATAGAAAATAAAGAGGGTGCCAGAACTACTCCCTCAGTTGTAGCCTTTTTAGCTGCTACAGGTGAAAGAGTAGTAGGCGCTGCTGCCAAGCGTCAAGCTGTTACTAATCCTGAAAATACTATTTTTGCTTCAAAGCGCTTAATTGGTCGTAGGTTTGATGATCCAACCGTTAAAAAAGACCAAGAAATTGTACCATATAAAATTGTTAAAGCCGATAATGGTGATGCTTGGATTGAAGTAAAAGGTGAAAAATATTCGCCAAGTCAAATCGGTGCTTTTATTTTACAAAAAATGAAAGAATCAGCAGAGCATTATTTAGGTGAAACTGTAACTAAAGCGGTGATTACCGTTCCTGCTTATTTTAATGATGCTCAGCGTCAAGCTACTAAAGATGCAGGGCGCATTGCAGGGCTTGAAGTATTAAGAATTATTAACGAACCTACTGCTGCAGCTTTAGCTTATGGCTTAGATAAAAAAGGTAACAAAACCATCGTAGTATATGACTTAGGTGGTGGTACTTTTGACGTATCAGTGCTTGAGATTGGTGATGGGGTATTTGAAGTAAAATCTACTAATGGGGATACATTCCTTGGTGGTGAAGATTTTGATATGAGAGTACTTGAATTTTTAGCTGATGAGTTTAAAAAAGAACAGGGCATGGATTTAAAAAAGGATCCGTTAGCTTTACAAAGGTTAAAAGAAGCAGCTGAAAAAGCTAAAATCGAGCTTTCAAGTGTTATGGAAACAGATATTAACTTACCTTATATTACTGCCGATCAATCAGGTCCAAAGCACTTAAATATTAAGCTTACCAGAGCAAAACTTGAGCAATTAGTAGGTGATTTAGTTCAACGTACCATTAAACCATGTGAGAACGCTCTTAAAGATGCTGGTATCCAAGCTTCACAAATTGATGAAGTAATATTGGTGGGTGGTATGACCCGTATGCCAAAAGTAATTGAGACTGTAAAACAATTCTTTGGTAAAGAACCACATAAAGGTGTTAACCCGGATGAAGTAGTAGCAATGGGTGCTGCAATTCAAGGTGGGGTATTGCAAGGTGATGTAAAAGATTTATTATTACTTGATGTAACTCCGCTTTCATTAGGACTTGAAACTTTAGGGGGCGTGTTTACTAAATTAATTGATCGTAATACTACTATTCCTACTACTAAAAGCCAGGTATTCTCTACTGCAGACGATAATCAATCAGCTGTAACGATTAGAGTGTTCCAAGGTGAGCGTGCGATGGCTGCAGATAATAAAATGCTAGGGCAATTTAATTTAGAAGGTATCGCACCAGCTCCACGAGGCATGCCACAGATTGAAGTGACTTTTGATATTGATGCAAATGGTATAGTGCAAGTATCAGCTAAAGATAAAGCTACTGGTAAAGAGCAGCAAATTCGGATTCAAGCATCTGGGGGTTTAAGTGATGAAGATATCAATCAGATGGTGAAAGATGCTGAGGCCCATGCGCAAGAAGATAAAGAGCGCCAGGAGCTAATTCATGCTAAAAACCATGCAGATACATTACTTTATAGTATTGATAAAAACTTAAAAGAGTATGGTGATAAGCTTGATAATGCAACCAAAGAGCAAATTGAAGCCGATCATAAAGCATTAAAAGAAGCGCTAGAAGAAGGTAAAGATTTAGAAAAAATTACCCAGCTTACTGAAAAACTTACCCAATCATCCATGAAAATTGGGGAAATGATGTATCAAGCTCAACAAGCTCAAGCTGCTTCTGCAGAGGAAGGGGCATCAGGTGCAGACGAAGCTACTTCTGCTAATGATGAAAAAGTAGTTGATGCTGATTATAAAGAGGTTAATAAAGATAATCAGTAA
- a CDS encoding thiamine pyrophosphate-dependent dehydrogenase E1 component subunit alpha, translating to MQTNLSLVPKLYYKTLLIREVEEFITKIYFTDNIKSPVHLSIGQEAVAAAICDVMQEKDLISNTYRCHATYIAKGGNLKEMMAELYGKKTGCAGGKAGSMHLIDMANGVLGASAVVGTTIPVATGFALSFKQRSTPQVVVAMFGDGATEEGCFTESINFAALHKLPILFVCENNGYAIHNPIENRWPKQNIVQRVATYGLITDYVYNGDIFEMRDKTASLLERVRAGEGPAFIEIKTYRYKEHVGPNDDIDEIYRDIAEYQKWREIDQIDRLAGMLPEAIRTQIEQQVNAEIEEAVKFAEQSPYPTEKDLYNNVYA from the coding sequence ATGCAGACAAATCTATCTTTGGTTCCTAAATTATATTATAAAACTTTACTCATTCGTGAAGTTGAAGAATTTATCACTAAAATCTATTTTACCGATAATATCAAAAGCCCAGTTCATTTATCCATCGGTCAAGAGGCGGTAGCAGCTGCAATATGTGATGTGATGCAAGAGAAAGATCTCATATCCAACACCTATAGGTGCCATGCAACTTATATTGCCAAGGGTGGCAATTTAAAAGAGATGATGGCTGAATTATATGGTAAGAAAACAGGATGTGCTGGTGGTAAAGCGGGTTCTATGCATCTTATTGATATGGCCAATGGGGTACTTGGTGCTTCTGCAGTAGTCGGTACTACTATTCCGGTGGCTACAGGCTTTGCGTTATCATTCAAACAACGTAGCACTCCGCAAGTAGTAGTGGCTATGTTTGGTGATGGTGCGACTGAAGAAGGATGCTTTACTGAATCAATTAATTTTGCAGCTTTACATAAATTACCAATTTTATTCGTATGCGAAAATAATGGCTATGCAATTCATAATCCAATTGAAAATAGATGGCCTAAACAAAATATCGTACAACGAGTTGCAACTTATGGGTTAATTACCGATTATGTTTATAATGGTGATATATTTGAAATGCGTGATAAAACTGCAAGCCTGCTTGAAAGAGTAAGAGCAGGGGAAGGACCGGCTTTTATTGAGATTAAAACCTATCGTTATAAGGAACATGTAGGTCCCAATGATGATATTGATGAAATATATCGTGATATTGCTGAATATCAAAAATGGCGTGAAATTGATCAAATTGATAGACTTGCCGGTATGCTTCCGGAAGCAATTCGTACCCAAATAGAGCAACAAGTAAACGCAGAAATTGAAGAAGCAGTTAAATTTGCAGAGCAAAGTCCATACCCAACCGAAAAGGATTTATATAATAATGTCTATGCATAG
- the murJ gene encoding murein biosynthesis integral membrane protein MurJ yields MILKSSIIISFCTLISRVFGYAREILMATFIGAGDYANAFHIAFRFSNVFRSFFAEGAFTASFVPMFSRKYTSDSQTALKYASHVQMALIIVLTLLTIIVEIFMPQIMKVLAPGFVNEPKTFRLVVILSRITFPYLIFMSLSALYGGMLSSINKFTAVAISPLILNVSMIIALIFFNDHPKLVHYLCLSIVLSGIAQLVYIIINSKKYNIRLRITKIVLDQDIRKFIKTMLPGILSASIVQINLWVSTIIATFYPKAVSLIYYADRIVQLPLALIGTSISVVLLPNFSKLHEKNDYNSINNLINRTCEICMFLCIPTSFIVLGMSEPIISATFQHGKFIAEDTIATAQLLAILIMALPSFILNKIFTPVFYANYDTKTPFLIAVFSLITNLAFNLLFLQLWHSFLGIAISTLISSCINSLLLMIIAYHRKLFRFDRRLLIRLSAILCGSILLYFAVGQVVTFIALPNCIEIINVLIQLGILFSAYLLFSIVLKIVDIRELKQILRRKK; encoded by the coding sequence ATGATTTTAAAATCTTCTATTATTATTAGTTTTTGTACTTTAATTTCGCGTGTTTTTGGATATGCACGTGAAATTTTAATGGCTACTTTTATTGGGGCTGGTGACTATGCTAATGCCTTCCATATTGCTTTTAGGTTTAGCAATGTATTTCGCAGCTTCTTTGCCGAAGGGGCTTTTACTGCTTCTTTCGTACCAATGTTTTCTCGAAAATATACTTCTGATTCCCAAACCGCCTTAAAATATGCCTCCCATGTACAGATGGCTTTAATTATAGTTTTAACTTTACTAACTATTATTGTTGAAATTTTCATGCCCCAAATTATGAAAGTTTTAGCGCCAGGCTTTGTTAATGAACCTAAAACTTTTCGATTAGTAGTAATTTTATCAAGAATCACCTTCCCCTACCTAATCTTTATGTCTTTATCTGCTCTTTATGGAGGAATGCTTAGTTCGATCAACAAATTTACCGCTGTGGCAATTTCACCGTTAATTTTAAACGTATCTATGATTATTGCCCTTATATTTTTTAATGATCACCCTAAGCTCGTACATTATTTATGTTTAAGTATTGTACTTTCCGGCATTGCCCAGCTTGTATATATCATTATTAACAGCAAAAAATATAATATTAGATTACGTATTACTAAAATTGTTTTGGATCAAGACATTAGAAAGTTTATCAAAACTATGTTACCCGGCATTTTAAGTGCTTCAATTGTGCAAATTAATTTATGGGTTAGTACTATAATTGCTACTTTTTATCCCAAGGCTGTTTCTTTAATTTATTATGCTGATCGCATTGTACAATTACCTCTTGCGTTAATAGGCACTTCGATAAGCGTCGTACTATTGCCTAATTTTAGCAAATTGCATGAGAAAAATGATTATAATTCAATTAATAATCTGATTAATCGCACTTGTGAAATTTGTATGTTTCTATGCATCCCAACTAGCTTTATTGTGTTAGGAATGAGCGAACCTATTATTTCCGCCACTTTCCAACATGGCAAATTTATAGCAGAAGATACTATTGCTACTGCTCAGTTACTGGCAATATTAATTATGGCGTTACCGAGCTTTATCTTAAATAAAATTTTTACTCCGGTTTTTTATGCCAATTATGATACTAAAACTCCTTTTTTAATTGCAGTTTTTTCGCTGATTACCAACCTAGCTTTTAATTTATTATTCTTACAATTATGGCATTCCTTTTTAGGTATTGCCATAAGCACTCTGATATCTTCCTGTATTAATTCCTTGCTGCTAATGATTATAGCTTATCACAGAAAGCTATTTAGGTTTGATAGAAGGTTGCTTATTAGGCTTTCAGCAATATTATGTGGCTCTATCCTACTTTACTTTGCTGTTGGGCAAGTTGTAACCTTTATAGCTTTACCAAATTGTATAGAAATAATTAACGTACTGATCCAGCTGGGCATATTATTTTCAGCATATTTACTGTTTAGTATAGTGTTGAAAATTGTAGATATAAGAGAATTGAAACAAATACTGCGCCGAAAAAAATAA
- the dnaJ gene encoding molecular chaperone DnaJ: MSKEDYYQLLEVSKGASKDDLKKAYRKLAMQYHPDRNPGNKEAETKFKKISEAYEVLSDDQKRAAYDQYGHAAFAQGQGGMGGEGGFGGFDFGGGGGFSDIFSDIFGEFVGGAGGRQAQPQNNRGSDLRYNLEISLETAFQGKTEKIKFRTYASCDECHATGSKNKKSAENCHSCHGSGRTRMQQGFFVVEKTCATCGGSGKMIKDPCQKCSGHGRVQKEKTLEVTIPAGVDEGTRIRLSGEGEAGIRGGIPGDLYIFIKIAKHKFFEREGDHLYCTIPIKMTTAALGGTIEVPTIDGNIAKVTIPHGTQPGDKLRLKGKGMHVMRANKARGDMFIIINVEIPVKLNAKQKELLEELDKAIEADSSPKSSGFFSKIKEMFGGEE; the protein is encoded by the coding sequence ATGAGCAAAGAAGATTATTACCAATTATTGGAAGTAAGCAAAGGTGCATCAAAGGATGATTTAAAAAAGGCTTATCGTAAGCTTGCCATGCAATATCATCCAGATCGTAACCCAGGAAATAAAGAAGCTGAAACAAAATTCAAGAAAATTTCTGAAGCTTATGAAGTTCTTTCGGATGATCAAAAACGTGCGGCCTATGACCAATATGGCCATGCAGCTTTTGCCCAAGGGCAAGGAGGTATGGGTGGCGAAGGTGGCTTTGGTGGATTCGACTTTGGCGGTGGAGGTGGCTTCTCTGACATATTTAGTGATATCTTTGGCGAATTTGTAGGAGGAGCAGGTGGCAGGCAAGCCCAGCCGCAAAATAACCGTGGTTCAGATCTAAGATATAATTTAGAAATTAGCCTGGAAACCGCCTTTCAGGGTAAAACTGAAAAGATTAAGTTTAGAACTTATGCTTCGTGTGACGAGTGTCATGCAACTGGCAGTAAAAATAAAAAATCTGCGGAAAATTGCCATAGCTGCCATGGAAGTGGTAGAACACGAATGCAGCAAGGTTTCTTTGTTGTTGAAAAAACCTGTGCGACTTGTGGTGGCTCCGGAAAAATGATCAAAGATCCATGCCAGAAATGTTCCGGTCATGGTCGCGTACAAAAAGAAAAAACTCTTGAAGTTACAATTCCTGCCGGTGTAGATGAGGGTACTAGAATTAGATTATCAGGCGAAGGTGAAGCAGGAATTAGAGGTGGTATTCCAGGTGATTTATATATTTTTATTAAAATAGCTAAACATAAATTCTTCGAGCGTGAAGGCGATCACCTTTATTGTACTATACCTATCAAAATGACTACCGCAGCGCTAGGAGGTACCATAGAAGTGCCAACCATTGATGGTAATATTGCTAAAGTGACTATCCCTCATGGTACTCAACCAGGAGATAAGCTCAGGCTTAAAGGTAAAGGAATGCATGTAATGCGTGCTAACAAAGCCAGGGGGGATATGTTTATTATCATCAATGTAGAAATACCCGTTAAACTTAACGCTAAGCAAAAGGAGCTTTTAGAAGAATTAGATAAAGCTATAGAAGCAGATAGTTCGCCTAAATCTAGCGGTTTTTTTAGTAAGATTAAAGAAATGTTTGGAGGAGAGGAGTAG
- a CDS encoding alpha-ketoacid dehydrogenase subunit beta, with the protein MSMHSELVLEPNIAEENSLREITYAEALREATAQEMERNEDVFLFGLDVDDHKGIQGSTLGLKEQFGPLRVFGTPLSEDAMTGIAIGAAMAGRRPIHVHIRMDFMLLAMNQLINIAAKAHYMYEGQVKVPLVIRTMVGRSWGQGAQHSQSLHSLFMHIPGLKVIAPSNPHDAKGMLIAAIRDDNPVVFIEHRLLYNTKNYVNSDCYSLPIGKARIFHQGSDITIVAVSHMVIEALRAQKLLAQVGISAEIIDPVTLHPMDYESIVASLKKTKKLLIVDNAWLNCGLSSELMAKMVEMLPHGIDDKPLQMSRMGFAHTPCPTTRVLEDLFYPNAITISQQAFKMVASQELDISHLKLEAAKEIESFKGPF; encoded by the coding sequence ATGTCTATGCATAGTGAATTAGTTTTAGAACCAAATATAGCGGAAGAAAACTCGCTTAGAGAAATTACGTATGCTGAAGCTCTAAGGGAAGCTACAGCTCAAGAAATGGAGCGTAATGAAGATGTATTTCTATTTGGGCTAGATGTTGATGATCATAAAGGAATCCAAGGTTCCACTTTGGGTCTTAAAGAGCAATTTGGGCCATTAAGGGTGTTTGGTACTCCGCTTTCAGAAGATGCGATGACCGGCATTGCAATTGGTGCTGCCATGGCTGGTAGGAGGCCAATTCATGTGCATATTCGTATGGATTTTATGCTGCTTGCTATGAATCAATTGATCAATATTGCTGCTAAAGCGCATTATATGTATGAAGGACAGGTGAAGGTTCCGTTAGTAATTAGAACTATGGTTGGTAGATCTTGGGGGCAAGGTGCCCAGCATTCACAATCACTACATTCATTATTTATGCATATACCTGGGCTTAAAGTAATTGCTCCTTCTAATCCGCATGATGCTAAAGGAATGTTAATTGCCGCGATTCGTGATGATAACCCAGTAGTTTTTATCGAGCATAGATTACTTTATAATACTAAAAATTATGTGAATTCAGATTGTTATTCATTGCCAATTGGTAAGGCGCGTATTTTCCATCAAGGTAGTGATATTACTATTGTTGCGGTTTCTCACATGGTAATTGAAGCTTTACGTGCACAGAAATTATTAGCGCAAGTGGGTATTAGTGCTGAAATTATTGATCCGGTAACTTTACACCCGATGGATTATGAGAGCATAGTTGCATCTTTAAAAAAAACCAAGAAATTGTTAATTGTAGACAATGCCTGGTTAAATTGTGGGTTATCCAGTGAGCTTATGGCAAAAATGGTTGAGATGCTGCCACATGGTATTGATGATAAACCATTGCAAATGAGTCGGATGGGTTTTGCACATACGCCATGCCCAACTACTAGGGTGCTGGAAGATTTATTCTATCCAAATGCCATCACCATTTCTCAGCAGGCTTTTAAAATGGTGGCAAGCCAAGAATTAGATATAAGTCATTTAAAGCTTGAAGCAGCTAAAGAAATTGAATCATTTAAGGGGCCATTTTAA
- a CDS encoding DUF2497 domain-containing protein → MSDNKEPSMNEILENIRDVIDGESKPAIQADEDVLVLDKEVVSEVSLAGTTENNTLNDKTDNNIIIAVEPKQHPAILAEDSAKENLNSNDYKSKEAPITEKEEKDILADIDKMLGTGSKELIEGDHKQAVMIQSPPPVESTQAMQEPVFAEQAKQIDQKQGDGSQPAVAQISVAAKNNDTESVKPTAPIQKSAIAPVNKPLADQVGENSHQEEGLISEAAFAESTQAIQSLMNKVHKSSINDIPLKSGSTLEDLVKEAMKPMLKEWLDQNLPAIVKSIVEKEIKKIIP, encoded by the coding sequence ATGTCGGATAATAAAGAACCTTCAATGAATGAAATACTTGAGAATATAAGGGATGTGATTGACGGTGAAAGTAAACCGGCAATACAAGCAGATGAAGATGTTCTGGTTTTAGATAAAGAGGTGGTGAGTGAAGTATCATTAGCTGGCACAACAGAGAATAATACTTTAAATGATAAGACTGATAATAATATTATAATTGCTGTTGAACCTAAGCAGCATCCTGCAATTCTTGCTGAAGATTCAGCTAAGGAAAACTTAAACAGTAATGATTATAAGTCAAAAGAAGCACCAATTACTGAAAAAGAAGAAAAAGATATTTTAGCAGACATTGATAAAATGCTTGGTACAGGGAGTAAAGAGCTGATTGAAGGTGATCACAAGCAGGCAGTCATGATACAATCTCCACCGCCTGTTGAAAGCACACAAGCAATGCAAGAGCCTGTGTTTGCTGAGCAAGCTAAACAGATTGATCAAAAGCAAGGTGATGGCAGTCAACCAGCTGTAGCCCAGATAAGCGTAGCAGCTAAGAATAATGATACAGAATCTGTTAAACCAACTGCACCAATACAAAAGTCAGCAATAGCTCCAGTAAATAAGCCACTAGCAGATCAAGTAGGTGAAAATAGTCACCAAGAAGAGGGATTGATTTCAGAGGCGGCATTTGCTGAGTCTACTCAAGCAATACAGAGTCTAATGAATAAGGTTCATAAATCATCAATTAATGATATTCCTTTAAAATCAGGCAGTACTCTAGAAGATTTGGTAAAAGAGGCTATGAAGCCTATGTTAAAAGAATGGCTAGATCAAAACTTACCTGCAATTGTTAAATCTATTGTAGAAAAGGAAATTAAAAAAATAATACCATAG